In Funiculus sociatus GB2-C1, the following proteins share a genomic window:
- the rppA gene encoding two-component system response regulator RppA: MKILLVEDDPAQLEPLHAALLQAGHIVDGIEDGEIAQWLLSQKDYDLLILDWMLPKVSGLSLCRQYRRLGKTAPVLMLTAKDTTPDKVTGLDAGADDYLVKPTDIVELLARVRALGRRSPLWQGDILRMEDLQLHLNSLTVEREQTTVQLSAREFQLLEYLLRHPHQVLTRDQIEQALWEWGTEPESNAVTTLVRRLRQRLQLLGAADWIETVYGMGYRINSSGSKK, from the coding sequence ATGAAAATCTTATTGGTAGAAGACGACCCGGCACAATTAGAGCCACTGCACGCTGCTTTGTTGCAAGCTGGGCATATTGTTGATGGTATTGAAGATGGGGAAATTGCCCAATGGCTGCTGTCTCAAAAAGACTATGACTTGTTAATCTTAGACTGGATGTTACCGAAAGTTAGTGGGTTGAGCCTTTGTCGCCAGTATCGACGGTTAGGTAAAACCGCGCCTGTGTTAATGCTAACTGCCAAAGACACCACGCCAGATAAAGTTACGGGTTTGGATGCTGGTGCCGATGACTATCTAGTTAAACCCACAGATATTGTAGAACTGTTGGCGCGGGTGCGGGCATTGGGAAGGCGATCGCCACTTTGGCAAGGAGATATCCTTCGCATGGAAGATTTACAACTCCACCTAAATAGCCTGACAGTGGAACGAGAACAGACAACTGTCCAATTATCAGCCCGCGAGTTTCAGTTGCTAGAGTACCTGCTACGTCACCCTCATCAAGTCTTAACTCGCGACCAGATTGAACAAGCTTTATGGGAGTGGGGTACAGAACCGGAAAGCAACGCTGTAACCACTCTAGTCCGCAGGCTGCGGCAACGCTTGCAGTTACTTGGCGCAGCCGACTGGATTGAAACAGTATATGGTATGGGCTATCGTATCAATTCTTCCGGAAGTAAAAAATGA
- a CDS encoding glycoside hydrolase 100 family protein, which translates to MNTKSELLKEAWERLEKSIVYYDGRPIGTIAANDPESEALNYDQCFVRDFVSSALAFLIAGKPEIVRNFLLATLALQSHEPQMDSFKPGPGLMPASFKVETRQNGEYYLTADFGEDAIARVPPVDSCLWWILLLRAYVKATGDISFAHQPEFQEGIRLILELCLVHRFAMYPTMLVPDGAFMIDRRMGVYEHPLEIQVLFYAALRAAGELLVPNDSTNSCIHSLNQRLQTLTYHVREYYWLDLKRLNEIYRYKGDEFGKKVANRFNIYAQSIPGWLTEWLPQSGGYLAGNLGPGRMDFRFFALGNLMAIVTSLASEKESQSIMNLIEQRWDDLVGYMPMKICFPAIDGEEWRIITGCDPKNTPWSYHNGGNWPVLLCFLTAAALKTGRIELAQKAFDIAQNRLSQDRWPEYYDSKNARLIGKESKNYQTWTIAGFLVANDLLENPTHLALLSFDESLKS; encoded by the coding sequence ATGAATACCAAAAGCGAACTATTGAAAGAAGCTTGGGAAAGGCTTGAAAAGTCTATTGTTTATTATGATGGTCGCCCCATTGGCACGATAGCCGCTAACGATCCTGAGTCGGAGGCGCTAAATTACGATCAGTGTTTTGTTCGGGATTTTGTCTCCTCAGCGCTGGCTTTTTTGATTGCCGGGAAGCCGGAAATTGTCCGCAATTTTTTGCTGGCAACTTTAGCTTTGCAGAGTCACGAACCACAAATGGACTCTTTTAAGCCAGGTCCAGGATTGATGCCAGCCAGCTTCAAAGTTGAGACAAGACAAAATGGCGAATATTATTTAACTGCTGATTTTGGGGAAGATGCGATCGCTAGAGTTCCGCCTGTTGATTCCTGCTTGTGGTGGATTCTCTTATTACGTGCTTATGTGAAAGCCACAGGCGATATTTCTTTTGCTCATCAACCTGAATTTCAAGAAGGAATCAGATTGATTTTGGAACTCTGTTTAGTTCATCGATTTGCGATGTACCCAACGATGTTAGTTCCCGATGGAGCTTTTATGATTGACCGCCGTATGGGTGTCTACGAACATCCTTTAGAAATCCAGGTGCTGTTTTATGCAGCTTTACGTGCGGCTGGTGAACTGCTCGTACCAAATGATAGCACTAATTCCTGCATCCATAGTCTTAATCAACGGTTGCAAACCCTTACTTATCATGTTCGAGAATATTACTGGCTCGACCTCAAGCGCTTAAATGAAATTTATCGCTATAAAGGCGATGAGTTCGGTAAAAAAGTAGCAAATAGATTTAATATTTATGCCCAATCTATTCCTGGCTGGTTAACTGAATGGCTACCACAAAGTGGAGGTTATCTAGCAGGCAATCTTGGGCCTGGAAGGATGGATTTTCGTTTTTTTGCTCTGGGAAACTTGATGGCAATTGTCACCTCTCTAGCCAGCGAAAAGGAATCGCAAAGCATTATGAATTTAATCGAGCAACGTTGGGACGATCTGGTAGGATATATGCCAATGAAAATCTGTTTCCCCGCGATTGACGGTGAGGAGTGGCGAATCATCACGGGTTGCGATCCTAAAAATACACCTTGGTCATATCATAATGGCGGTAATTGGCCTGTTTTACTTTGTTTCCTAACTGCGGCGGCTCTGAAAACGGGTAGGATAGAACTTGCCCAGAAAGCCTTTGATATTGCCCAAAATCGCTTAAGCCAGGATCGGTGGCCGGAATACTACGATAGCAAGAATGCTCGATTGATTGGGAAGGAATCAAAGAATTATCAAACGTGGACTATTGCAGGTTTTTTAGTTGCGAATGACCTACTAGAAAACCCTACTCATTTAGCCTTACTTAGTTTTGATGAATCACTTAAATCATGA
- a CDS encoding SDR family NAD(P)-dependent oxidoreductase, with protein sequence MADTVLITGASQGIGKATTLLFARQGYDIILAARQIDRLEAVASEVRSLGREAIAISTDVRYPEQVNNLVEKAIANFGHIDVLINNAGIFTLGPVEEFLLSDWQQVIDTNVWGYIHTIHALLPHFLERHTGTIINVSSIGGIVPIPYQIPYTTSKYAITGLTKSLHAELSPKGIQVCGIYPNFISTRLTERAIFRGKNEETASARYQLVDEALNSPVLENPEDVAQAIWKALKHQQSDVLVGTTKLSKAAYQLFPGLMKSIFRRVFGMRERHF encoded by the coding sequence ATGGCTGACACGGTATTGATTACAGGTGCTTCTCAAGGCATCGGCAAAGCAACAACGCTTTTGTTTGCCCGTCAAGGGTATGACATTATACTGGCAGCTCGTCAAATTGACCGTTTAGAAGCTGTCGCTTCTGAGGTGCGATCGCTTGGTCGAGAAGCGATCGCCATTTCCACGGATGTTCGATATCCCGAACAGGTGAACAATTTGGTTGAGAAAGCGATCGCTAATTTTGGTCATATTGATGTGCTGATCAACAATGCAGGAATTTTTACATTAGGCCCTGTGGAGGAATTCCTGCTTAGTGATTGGCAGCAGGTCATAGACACGAATGTTTGGGGCTATATTCACACAATCCATGCACTCTTGCCCCATTTTCTGGAGCGGCATACCGGAACAATTATTAACGTCAGTTCTATCGGTGGGATCGTGCCGATTCCTTACCAAATACCTTACACGACTAGCAAATATGCTATTACTGGGCTGACTAAATCGCTGCACGCAGAATTATCACCCAAAGGTATTCAGGTTTGTGGAATTTATCCAAATTTTATCAGCACTCGTCTAACAGAGCGAGCAATCTTTCGCGGTAAAAATGAGGAGACTGCTAGCGCTCGTTATCAACTGGTGGATGAAGCGCTAAATAGTCCCGTGCTAGAGAATCCTGAAGATGTGGCACAGGCAATTTGGAAGGCACTCAAGCATCAACAGTCTGATGTACTTGTTGGCACAACTAAACTATCGAAAGCAGCTTATCAGTTGTTTCCTGGCTTGATGAAGTCGATATTCCGGCGCGTCTTTGGGATGAGAGAACGCCACTTTTGA
- a CDS encoding CAP domain-containing protein, giving the protein MPTNSLSVKIIRQRLGLISGAFIALIVAGCQPVTDFLPRLPGQDVTEKPPLPNSVAQSPATARDEAQVRQRINEIRQQNGLNQLKNNEKLAQVARNYSQQMARENFFSHVSPGGSTLSQRVRAGGIFYWVVGENLFKSTNAPQPVPLAVKGWMDSPGHRANILRSEYAETGIGVWREGNTYYITQLFMRSQFSPRDLFN; this is encoded by the coding sequence ATGCCTACCAACAGTTTGAGTGTGAAAATAATTCGTCAGCGACTAGGTTTGATATCCGGTGCGTTCATCGCTTTAATTGTGGCAGGGTGCCAACCTGTCACGGATTTTTTACCGCGCTTACCTGGGCAGGACGTAACCGAAAAACCGCCATTACCCAACAGCGTAGCTCAATCACCTGCCACTGCACGGGATGAAGCGCAAGTCCGTCAGCGCATCAACGAAATTCGTCAGCAAAATGGCTTGAATCAACTTAAAAATAACGAAAAATTAGCACAGGTTGCACGCAACTACAGCCAGCAAATGGCTCGTGAAAACTTCTTCAGCCACGTTAGTCCGGGGGGGAGTACCCTGTCTCAACGGGTGCGTGCTGGGGGAATTTTTTACTGGGTAGTGGGCGAGAATCTGTTTAAGAGTACCAACGCTCCCCAACCAGTGCCGTTAGCCGTGAAAGGTTGGATGGACAGTCCCGGACATCGTGCGAATATTCTGCGGTCAGAATACGCTGAGACTGGTATTGGGGTTTGGCGGGAAGGTAACACTTATTACATTACGCAATTGTTTATGCGATCGCAGTTTTCCCCAAGAGATTTATTTAATTAG
- a CDS encoding cation:proton antiporter, which produces MGNILINLENWRRSLTEFLTPSVFSGPITDPVPVFLTIMAIMLVAPLLFERIKLPGIVGLILAGVVVGPYGLGVLERDSTIILLGTVGLLFLMFMAGLETSLDDLKYNADKAAIFGIATFALPMVLGTAAMLLLGYSFLAAILVASCFASHTLLALPVVTKLGIMRTQVVTATLGGTLITNVLALLVLAVVVKAHQGSLNLSFWLFLIPALTIYTFATLWGVPKIGRWFFRRFGHDEGAEFTFVLATLFVVSYAAELIDIEPIIGAFLAGIAITQIIPQLSPLMNRIQFVGNTLFVPFFLISVGMLINPGILVSEPRSLLVAAVMILAEIVSKFAAAWGSGKIFGFKFPGVMVMFGLSVAQAASTLAAVTVAYQIKLVDQVTVNGIIAMILFTCIASPWVTARWGRDMKPEVASPASGGKQQLGDRILVPVANPNTEDNLLQLALILTKNAGGTLLPLHILTDNLGPISADAKAQQIQLLAAAETIAHASVTSVEPIGRVDDSVDKGIIRAAQERNANLIVCGWKGYSNYRDNFFGGVIDNVVRRATVPVLVARFSHPIENTKRVFLAFTERETLSSKFGQAEKLARTLSVELKASLQLLQVTTTFGRSSNSNLEVTGFGPEVPIVRVQGNFVGKVSRMLETDDLLILTGGSHPDRFGLPAVGIAPEAIARSRADISMLVIHFPRQPIG; this is translated from the coding sequence ATGGGAAATATTTTGATAAACCTGGAAAACTGGCGGCGATCGCTTACTGAGTTTTTGACTCCCTCAGTGTTCTCTGGCCCGATCACCGATCCGGTTCCAGTTTTCCTGACCATTATGGCGATTATGCTAGTTGCACCGCTATTATTTGAGCGGATTAAACTACCTGGAATTGTCGGCTTAATCCTCGCCGGAGTGGTTGTAGGGCCGTATGGATTAGGTGTTTTAGAACGAGATAGCACCATCATTTTATTAGGCACAGTCGGATTGCTATTTCTGATGTTTATGGCTGGACTAGAAACCAGCCTGGACGATTTGAAATACAACGCAGATAAAGCAGCCATATTTGGAATAGCAACCTTTGCTTTACCGATGGTATTGGGTACAGCTGCGATGCTGCTTTTGGGATACAGTTTTTTAGCAGCAATATTGGTTGCTTCTTGTTTTGCTTCCCATACACTTTTGGCATTGCCAGTAGTTACAAAATTGGGAATTATGCGAACTCAGGTTGTGACTGCAACTTTGGGAGGAACTTTAATTACTAATGTGTTAGCGCTTCTGGTTCTAGCAGTTGTTGTTAAAGCTCACCAAGGCAGCCTCAACCTTAGTTTTTGGCTATTTCTGATTCCGGCTTTAACCATTTATACCTTTGCAACTTTATGGGGAGTTCCTAAAATTGGTCGTTGGTTTTTCCGGCGTTTTGGTCACGATGAAGGGGCAGAATTTACTTTTGTATTAGCAACTTTATTTGTGGTATCTTATGCGGCTGAATTAATTGATATTGAGCCGATTATTGGGGCATTTTTGGCGGGAATTGCGATTACTCAAATCATTCCCCAACTTAGTCCGCTGATGAATCGAATTCAGTTTGTTGGCAATACCTTGTTTGTGCCATTTTTTCTGATTTCGGTAGGGATGTTGATTAATCCAGGGATATTAGTGAGCGAACCGCGATCGCTATTAGTAGCCGCAGTAATGATTTTGGCGGAAATAGTTAGTAAATTTGCCGCAGCTTGGGGATCTGGTAAAATTTTTGGCTTCAAGTTTCCCGGAGTTATGGTAATGTTTGGTCTTTCCGTTGCCCAAGCTGCATCGACTTTAGCAGCGGTTACGGTAGCTTACCAAATTAAATTGGTGGATCAGGTCACTGTTAATGGCATTATTGCCATGATTTTGTTTACCTGTATTGCTTCGCCTTGGGTTACTGCCCGTTGGGGGCGAGATATGAAGCCAGAGGTAGCAAGTCCGGCTAGCGGAGGAAAACAGCAGTTAGGCGATCGCATTTTAGTTCCCGTAGCTAACCCCAACACTGAAGATAATCTATTGCAACTTGCTCTGATTTTGACTAAAAATGCTGGGGGAACTTTACTACCGCTTCACATTTTAACTGACAATTTGGGGCCAATTTCAGCTGATGCCAAGGCGCAGCAAATCCAGTTATTAGCGGCAGCAGAAACTATTGCTCATGCTTCTGTAACCTCAGTTGAGCCAATTGGTAGAGTGGATGACTCAGTTGATAAGGGAATTATACGAGCTGCCCAAGAGCGTAATGCTAATTTAATCGTTTGTGGTTGGAAAGGGTATTCTAACTATCGAGATAATTTCTTCGGCGGTGTAATTGATAATGTAGTGCGTCGAGCAACAGTGCCAGTGTTAGTCGCCCGATTTTCTCACCCAATTGAGAATACAAAACGGGTATTTTTAGCATTCACTGAAAGAGAAACATTATCCTCTAAATTTGGGCAAGCAGAGAAGCTGGCACGAACTCTTTCCGTGGAACTAAAGGCATCACTGCAATTGTTACAGGTAACGACAACTTTTGGGCGTTCCTCAAATTCAAATTTAGAAGTAACTGGATTTGGCCCAGAAGTTCCAATTGTGCGAGTGCAGGGAAACTTTGTGGGAAAGGTTTCTCGAATGCTGGAAACGGATGATTTATTAATATTAACTGGTGGGAGCCATCCGGATAGATTTGGCTTGCCAGCCGTAGGAATTGCGCCAGAAGCGATCGCGCGTAGTCGTGCAGATATTTCTATGTTAGTTATCCACTTTCCGCGCCAGCCAATAGGATAA
- a CDS encoding cation-translocating P-type ATPase, whose amino-acid sequence MIAIAKEKLLEQQWHHLPAPEISSELNSNLKTGLASAEVAKRQEQFGSNELKGKAGKSPLVRFLLQFNQPLLYILLIAGAIKAFLGEWVNAWVIWGVTLINAIIGFVQESKAESAIAALASSVKTDTNIIRNSSKVQVPSTELVPGDIVLLTSGDKVPADLRLVQARNLQINESALTGESVAVEKDTQPIQKDAPLAERTNMAYAGSFVTSGTGRGIVVAIGEATETGRISQLMDRGTNLTTPLTRKFDKFSRKLLYIILGIATLTFVIGLGYGNSWVAMFEAAVALAVSAIPEGLPAVVTVTLAIGVSRMARRHAIVRKLPAVETLGGATVICSDKTGTLTENQMTVQAIYAGGENYTVSGGGYVPEGEIFLHEKPVNLNDSSVLQECLKAGILCNDSRLETKDGQWSVIGDPTEGALIALAKKVGFSEENVEREMPRLDVIPFESEFQYMATLHKEAGEVAQSKSQNQKSKIVYVKGSVEAILNRSGQMLDARGNLTPVDKNAVHQEVDAMATEGLRVLAFAKKNVDVNQNSLEHTDIENNLIFIGLQGMIDPPRSEAIKAVQACQEAGIQVKMITGDHAVTAQAIASRMGFNKDGEVLAFTGQELTQMNEQELANAVEHGAVFARVAPEQKLRLVEALQSKGEVVAMTGDGVNDAPALKQADIGIAMGGAGTEVAKEAADMILTDDNFASIEAAVEEGRTVYRNLMKAIAFILPVNGGESMTILLSVLLARELPILSLQVLWLNMVNSITMTVPLAFEPPSGRVMQQPPRHPNEPLLSRRLLQRILVISAFNWIVIFGVFEWIRQTTGNLALARTMAIQALVAGRIFYLLSISKLGSSIIEKISGRIQRISDAPAILIGIVCTVILQIIFSQWSLMNNLFYTAPLNLNQWLICLLVGLPMIAVASLVNRFDPPN is encoded by the coding sequence ATGATAGCAATAGCCAAAGAAAAACTGCTGGAACAACAGTGGCACCATTTGCCTGCGCCGGAAATTAGTAGTGAGTTAAACAGTAATTTAAAAACAGGTTTAGCATCTGCTGAAGTAGCAAAAAGACAGGAGCAGTTTGGCTCTAACGAACTCAAAGGTAAAGCCGGGAAAAGCCCTTTGGTGCGATTTCTTTTGCAGTTTAATCAACCGCTGCTGTACATTTTGCTAATTGCTGGTGCGATTAAAGCATTCTTGGGAGAGTGGGTAAATGCTTGGGTGATTTGGGGCGTTACGCTAATTAACGCCATCATTGGTTTTGTTCAGGAATCCAAAGCCGAGAGCGCGATCGCTGCCTTAGCTTCCTCAGTAAAAACAGACACAAATATCATCCGCAACTCATCAAAAGTACAAGTTCCTTCTACTGAGTTAGTACCAGGCGATATTGTACTACTCACCTCTGGGGACAAAGTGCCAGCGGATTTGCGTCTCGTACAAGCGCGTAACTTGCAAATCAATGAATCAGCCCTCACAGGCGAGTCAGTTGCTGTTGAAAAAGACACTCAACCAATTCAGAAAGACGCACCTCTGGCAGAGCGAACCAACATGGCTTATGCTGGCAGCTTTGTAACATCTGGCACCGGACGCGGTATTGTGGTTGCTATTGGAGAGGCGACAGAAACCGGGCGCATTTCCCAGTTAATGGATCGAGGAACGAATCTAACAACTCCGTTAACCCGCAAATTTGATAAATTCAGTCGAAAATTACTGTATATCATTCTGGGGATAGCCACATTAACGTTTGTGATAGGGCTGGGGTATGGCAACTCGTGGGTGGCAATGTTTGAAGCTGCCGTAGCCTTGGCTGTGAGTGCGATTCCCGAAGGATTACCAGCAGTTGTGACAGTGACGCTGGCGATTGGCGTTTCCCGCATGGCTCGCCGTCATGCGATCGTCCGCAAGTTGCCTGCGGTGGAAACTTTGGGCGGTGCTACAGTCATTTGTTCTGATAAAACTGGCACTCTAACTGAAAATCAAATGACCGTGCAAGCTATCTATGCAGGAGGTGAGAATTATACAGTTAGCGGCGGTGGGTATGTTCCAGAAGGGGAAATTTTCTTACATGAAAAGCCAGTTAATTTAAATGATTCCTCTGTACTTCAGGAATGTTTAAAGGCTGGAATTTTATGCAATGATTCGCGGCTGGAAACAAAGGATGGGCAATGGAGTGTTATTGGCGATCCAACTGAGGGAGCATTAATTGCTCTCGCTAAGAAAGTAGGATTTTCTGAGGAAAATGTAGAACGGGAAATGCCCAGATTGGATGTTATCCCGTTTGAGTCAGAGTTTCAGTACATGGCAACCTTACATAAGGAAGCTGGAGAGGTTGCTCAATCCAAAAGTCAAAATCAAAAATCAAAAATTGTCTATGTTAAAGGTTCAGTAGAAGCAATTCTTAATCGCTCTGGGCAGATGTTGGATGCACGAGGAAATCTTACACCTGTTGATAAAAATGCTGTGCATCAGGAAGTTGATGCAATGGCAACCGAGGGGTTACGGGTGCTGGCTTTTGCTAAGAAAAATGTCGATGTTAATCAGAATTCTTTAGAGCATACAGATATTGAAAATAATCTGATTTTTATCGGATTGCAAGGCATGATCGATCCGCCTCGAAGCGAAGCTATAAAAGCTGTGCAAGCCTGTCAAGAAGCGGGTATTCAGGTAAAGATGATTACGGGCGATCATGCAGTCACCGCACAAGCGATCGCTTCTCGCATGGGATTTAACAAAGATGGGGAAGTTTTGGCTTTCACCGGGCAAGAACTCACCCAAATGAATGAACAAGAATTGGCAAATGCGGTAGAACATGGAGCTGTGTTTGCCCGTGTCGCCCCAGAACAGAAACTTCGTCTCGTTGAAGCCTTACAATCCAAAGGTGAAGTTGTCGCCATGACGGGGGATGGTGTCAACGATGCACCCGCACTCAAACAAGCAGATATTGGAATTGCAATGGGGGGTGCTGGTACTGAGGTGGCGAAAGAAGCCGCTGATATGATCTTGACTGATGATAACTTTGCCTCGATAGAAGCTGCTGTTGAGGAAGGTCGTACAGTTTACCGCAATCTAATGAAAGCGATCGCTTTCATTCTTCCAGTAAATGGCGGGGAATCGATGACGATTTTGCTCAGCGTGTTATTAGCTAGAGAATTGCCGATTTTATCTTTACAAGTTCTCTGGCTAAATATGGTGAATTCCATCACCATGACTGTTCCATTAGCTTTTGAGCCTCCATCTGGGCGGGTGATGCAACAACCCCCGCGCCACCCCAATGAACCCTTGCTTTCGCGTCGTTTATTACAGCGAATCCTGGTAATTTCTGCCTTTAACTGGATTGTTATTTTTGGCGTATTTGAATGGATACGACAAACTACAGGAAATCTCGCTTTAGCCCGCACGATGGCAATCCAAGCTTTAGTAGCTGGTAGAATCTTTTATCTATTAAGCATTAGCAAACTCGGAAGCTCTATCATTGAGAAAATCAGTGGGAGAATTCAACGAATTAGCGATGCTCCAGCTATTCTTATTGGTATTGTCTGCACTGTAATTTTGCAGATAATCTTCAGTCAATGGAGCTTGATGAATAACTTATTCTATACAGCACCACTGAACTTAAATCAATGGTTAATTTGCCTGTTGGTGGGTTTACCAATGATTGCAGTAGCCTCCTTAGTTAATCGCTTTGACCCTCCTAACTAA
- a CDS encoding carboxypeptidase M32 translates to MQTLQKTHPKLQELKTLLTEVDDIYSAASLLYWDQATYMPPGGAAARGRQMATLQQIAHTKFSDATIGQLLSDLLSYEESLPYDSDEASLIRITRRNYDRAVRVPADFMAKMSLHRTASYNAWAIARSENNFAAVQPYLEKTLEICQEYANFFPGYDHIADPLIDGADYGMKATSVRSLFSQLRDKLVPIVEEILSQPVADDTCLRQSFSEAEQLDFSLKLIEQLGFDFNRGRQDKTLHPFMTNFSIGDVRITTRIRENDLNEGLFSTIHEMGHALYEQGINPKYEGTPLAGGTSSGVHESQSRLWENQVGRSRNFWKFFYPQLQEVFPHQLGDVSLETFYRAINKVARSLIRTDSDEVTYNLHVMIRFDLELELLEGKLAVRDLPEAWNQRYKSDLGVVPKNDSEGVMQDVHWYTGTIGGMFQGYTLGNIMSAQFFAAALKANPEIPTQIEQGNCHTLHNWLKENIYQHGSKYTAAELVERVTGKELSIEPFIQYIQHKFSDFS, encoded by the coding sequence ATGCAAACTCTCCAAAAGACTCACCCTAAACTTCAAGAACTAAAAACTCTCCTCACCGAAGTTGACGACATTTACTCAGCTGCTTCGTTACTTTACTGGGATCAAGCTACTTATATGCCTCCTGGTGGCGCAGCTGCAAGGGGTCGTCAAATGGCTACTCTGCAACAGATTGCCCATACTAAGTTTAGCGATGCAACTATAGGGCAACTGTTATCAGATTTGCTCTCTTACGAGGAGAGTTTGCCCTATGATTCTGATGAAGCCAGCCTGATTCGCATCACTAGGCGCAACTACGATCGCGCAGTGCGAGTGCCAGCTGATTTTATGGCAAAAATGTCTCTGCATCGAACCGCGTCTTATAACGCTTGGGCGATCGCTCGTAGCGAAAATAACTTTGCCGCCGTGCAGCCTTATCTAGAAAAGACGCTGGAAATATGTCAGGAATATGCTAACTTTTTCCCTGGCTACGACCATATCGCTGATCCGCTGATTGATGGTGCTGATTACGGGATGAAAGCAACGAGTGTGCGATCGCTTTTTTCCCAATTGCGCGACAAACTGGTTCCTATTGTCGAGGAGATTCTTTCCCAACCTGTAGCTGATGATACTTGCTTACGCCAGAGTTTCTCGGAAGCAGAACAGCTAGATTTTAGCCTCAAGTTAATCGAACAGCTAGGCTTTGACTTTAATCGAGGGCGACAAGATAAGACGCTGCACCCATTTATGACGAATTTCTCGATTGGAGATGTGCGAATTACTACCCGGATCAGAGAAAACGATCTGAATGAGGGACTTTTTAGCACCATCCACGAGATGGGACACGCATTATACGAGCAAGGTATCAACCCCAAGTATGAAGGGACACCCCTAGCTGGAGGAACCTCATCCGGTGTGCATGAGAGTCAATCTCGACTGTGGGAAAATCAGGTAGGACGCAGCCGCAACTTCTGGAAGTTCTTCTATCCGCAACTGCAAGAGGTTTTCCCCCATCAACTGGGTGATGTTTCCCTAGAGACATTTTACCGGGCGATTAATAAAGTTGCGCGATCGCTTATCCGCACCGATTCGGACGAAGTAACGTATAACTTGCACGTTATGATTCGCTTCGATTTAGAACTGGAACTCTTAGAAGGTAAACTCGCAGTGCGCGACCTTCCCGAAGCTTGGAACCAGCGTTACAAATCCGACCTCGGTGTTGTTCCGAAAAACGACAGCGAAGGCGTAATGCAGGATGTCCACTGGTATACTGGCACGATCGGGGGAATGTTCCAAGGATACACCCTTGGCAACATTATGAGCGCCCAATTTTTTGCAGCCGCACTCAAAGCTAATCCAGAAATTCCCACCCAAATTGAGCAAGGAAATTGCCATACTTTGCACAATTGGCTCAAAGAAAATATCTACCAGCACGGTAGCAAATATACAGCCGCTGAACTGGTTGAGCGCGTCACTGGCAAAGAGTTGAGCATTGAACCATTTATCCAGTATATTCAGCACAAATTTAGCGATTTTTCTTGA